The following are encoded in a window of Candidatus Bathyarchaeota archaeon genomic DNA:
- a CDS encoding PIN domain-containing protein, with protein MAELITLDSSIVAKWFKKGEEFEEEALRLRREVLSSKVSASASELLPLEVCRALVKVGYPSGKIREAYATLSEMSELGFLELVPTAMLRDVAKDAMVELNLYVADALTLAAAIINSSDLLTEDRHLLKQEVKRFMGKKGLTVIPLKEIYGV; from the coding sequence ATGGCTGAGCTCATCACCCTCGACTCCTCCATAGTGGCGAAATGGTTTAAAAAAGGAGAGGAATTCGAGGAGGAGGCGCTGAGGCTCAGGCGGGAGGTATTATCCTCTAAGGTCAGCGCATCAGCGTCGGAGCTGCTCCCCCTGGAGGTCTGCCGGGCGCTCGTGAAGGTTGGATATCCATCAGGGAAGATCCGCGAAGCATATGCTACGCTGAGTGAAATGAGTGAACTCGGCTTCCTGGAGCTCGTCCCCACAGCGATGCTGAGGGATGTAGCGAAGGACGCGATGGTGGAGCTGAACCTGTACGTCGCCGATGCCCTCACCCTCGCCGCAGCGATCATAAACTCCTCAGATCTACTAACCGAGGACAGACACCTACTGAAGCAGGAAGTGAAACGGTTCATGGGGAAGAAAGGGTTAACAGTCATCCCCCTCAAAGAGATATATGGTGTATAA
- a CDS encoding type II toxin-antitoxin system VapB family antitoxin, with the protein MKQVNVKLDEKLLREVERLIEEGYVRTKKEAFEKALKLLIKSHKASELEERIDRVREGTEGMPSVTEAVMELHGEED; encoded by the coding sequence GTGAAGCAGGTCAACGTCAAGCTGGATGAAAAGCTCCTCCGAGAAGTGGAGAGGCTGATAGAAGAGGGATATGTGAGGACGAAGAAGGAGGCTTTCGAGAAGGCCCTCAAGCTCCTCATAAAGTCCCATAAGGCCTCGGAGCTCGAGGAGAGGATCGACAGGGTGAGGGAGGGGACGGAGGGGATGCCGAGCGTTACAGAAGCCGTTATGGAACTACACGGAGAGGAGGACTGA